The proteins below come from a single Kryptolebias marmoratus isolate JLee-2015 linkage group LG12, ASM164957v2, whole genome shotgun sequence genomic window:
- the angptl6 gene encoding angiopoietin-related protein 6 isoform X2 has translation MDSTLTISLSLFLILCVDTSKVGGQKEGAKQSSRSSDSKAGRCSYTFIVPQQKLSGALCLNTPSSLPNGSEVAALRAELQQQQEQLEKLQLQLEQTGSLAIELLQEVIHKKDQALEQQRVESLLLNATTQALQVSSNYRELEKKYGALTSMMSLQNQFISKLEKQCQCRDSRSQVMTDPTKSQLNEHHNYSSDANKMTNDVQRDQSAASPLQEKTGGVSLGAPTNTPFVNLPVTKSPGPWRDCQHVLDSGETTSGIYLLRPLNTNLLLQAWCEQSRDLGGWTVIQRRQDGSVNFFRTWEQYKQGFGNLNGEYWLGLEHLYWVTKQAKYKLLVALEDWQGRHVFAEYDSFHLEPESDWYRLRLGQYHGNAGDSLSWHNNKAFTTLDRDKDSYTGNCAQYQKGGWWYHMCAHSNLNGVWYRGGHYRSIYQDGVYWAEFHGGSYSLKKVSMMIKPT, from the exons ATGGATTCAACACTGACAATAAGTTTAAGCCTTTTCCTCATACTGTGTGTGGACACATCAAAAGTTGGAGGACAGAAGGAGGGAGCTAAACAATCGTCACGTTCTTCAGATTCAAAAGCAGGCCGTTGCTCCTACACCTTCATTGTTCCACAGCAGAAACTGTCAGGAGCTCTGTGTTTGAACACTCCGTCCTCTTTGCCCAATGGCTCTGAGGTGGCAGCGCTGCGGGCGGAGCTCcaacagcagcaggaacagcTGGAGAAGCTCCAGCTCCAACTGGAGCAGACAGGATCTCTCGCCATAGAG ctgctgcaggaagtcATCCACAAGAAGGATCAGGCTTTGGAGCAGCAAAGGGTGGAAAGCCTCCTGCTCAATGCTACAACACAG GCACTGCAGGTGTCCAGTAATTACAGAGAACTGGAGAAGAAATATGGAGCCCTCACCTCCATGATGAGCCTCCAGAACCAGTTTATCAGCAAACTGGAGAAGCAGTGCCAGTGCAGGGATTCCAGATCTCAg GTGATGACTGATCCAACAAAAAGCCAGTTGAATGAGCATCATAATTACAGCTCTGATGCCAACAAAATGACCAACGATGTTCAAAGAGACCAAAGTGCTGCCTCACCACTGcaagaaaaaacaggaggagTTTCCCTCGGGGCTCCAACCAATACGCCTTTTGTGAACTTACCTGTCACAAAATCTCCAG GGCCGTGGCGGGACTGTCAGCATGTCCTGGACTCAGGCGAGACCACCAGTGGGATCTACCTGCTCCGCCCACTGAATACTAACCTCCTCCTGCAGGCCTGGTGTGAGCAGAGTCGTGATTTGGGAGGGTGGACTGTCATCCAGAGGAGACAGGATGGATCAGTTAACTTCTTCAGGACCTGGGAGCAGTACAAG CAAGGCTTTGGAAACCTGAATGGAGAGTACTGGCTCGGCCTGGAACACCTCTACTGGGTCACTAAACAGGCCAAATATAAGCTGCTAGTGGCTCTGGAGGACTGGCAGGGCAGGCATGTGTTTGCAGAATATGACAGCTTCCACTTGGAACCAGAAAGCGACTGGTACCGCCTGCGTTTGGGACAATACCACGGCAACGCAGGGGACTCCCTCTCATGGCACAACAACAAGGCCTTCACTACTCTGGATCGGGACAAGGACAGCTACACGG GTAACTGTGCTCAGTACCAGAAAGGAGGCTGGTGGTACCACATGTGTGCCCACTCCAATCTGAACGGTGTGTGGTACCGAGGTGGACACTATCGAAGCATCTACCAGGATGGAGTCTACTGGGCTGAGTTCCATGGAGGGTCCTACTCTCTCAAAAAAGTTTCCATGATGATCAAACCCACATAA
- the angptl6 gene encoding angiopoietin-related protein 6 isoform X1, which yields MDSTLTISLSLFLILCVDTSKVGGQKEGAKQSSRSSDSKAGRCSYTFIVPQQKLSGALCLNTPSSLPNGSEVAALRAELQQQQEQLEKLQLQLEQTGSLAIEVRALRKESNSMNSRIAQLYAQLLQEVIHKKDQALEQQRVESLLLNATTQALQVSSNYRELEKKYGALTSMMSLQNQFISKLEKQCQCRDSRSQVMTDPTKSQLNEHHNYSSDANKMTNDVQRDQSAASPLQEKTGGVSLGAPTNTPFVNLPVTKSPGPWRDCQHVLDSGETTSGIYLLRPLNTNLLLQAWCEQSRDLGGWTVIQRRQDGSVNFFRTWEQYKQGFGNLNGEYWLGLEHLYWVTKQAKYKLLVALEDWQGRHVFAEYDSFHLEPESDWYRLRLGQYHGNAGDSLSWHNNKAFTTLDRDKDSYTGNCAQYQKGGWWYHMCAHSNLNGVWYRGGHYRSIYQDGVYWAEFHGGSYSLKKVSMMIKPT from the exons ATGGATTCAACACTGACAATAAGTTTAAGCCTTTTCCTCATACTGTGTGTGGACACATCAAAAGTTGGAGGACAGAAGGAGGGAGCTAAACAATCGTCACGTTCTTCAGATTCAAAAGCAGGCCGTTGCTCCTACACCTTCATTGTTCCACAGCAGAAACTGTCAGGAGCTCTGTGTTTGAACACTCCGTCCTCTTTGCCCAATGGCTCTGAGGTGGCAGCGCTGCGGGCGGAGCTCcaacagcagcaggaacagcTGGAGAAGCTCCAGCTCCAACTGGAGCAGACAGGATCTCTCGCCATAGAGGTAAGAGCGTTACGCAAAGAGAGCAACAGTATGAATTCTCGCATTGCCCAGCTCTATgcccagctgctgcaggaagtcATCCACAAGAAGGATCAGGCTTTGGAGCAGCAAAGGGTGGAAAGCCTCCTGCTCAATGCTACAACACAG GCACTGCAGGTGTCCAGTAATTACAGAGAACTGGAGAAGAAATATGGAGCCCTCACCTCCATGATGAGCCTCCAGAACCAGTTTATCAGCAAACTGGAGAAGCAGTGCCAGTGCAGGGATTCCAGATCTCAg GTGATGACTGATCCAACAAAAAGCCAGTTGAATGAGCATCATAATTACAGCTCTGATGCCAACAAAATGACCAACGATGTTCAAAGAGACCAAAGTGCTGCCTCACCACTGcaagaaaaaacaggaggagTTTCCCTCGGGGCTCCAACCAATACGCCTTTTGTGAACTTACCTGTCACAAAATCTCCAG GGCCGTGGCGGGACTGTCAGCATGTCCTGGACTCAGGCGAGACCACCAGTGGGATCTACCTGCTCCGCCCACTGAATACTAACCTCCTCCTGCAGGCCTGGTGTGAGCAGAGTCGTGATTTGGGAGGGTGGACTGTCATCCAGAGGAGACAGGATGGATCAGTTAACTTCTTCAGGACCTGGGAGCAGTACAAG CAAGGCTTTGGAAACCTGAATGGAGAGTACTGGCTCGGCCTGGAACACCTCTACTGGGTCACTAAACAGGCCAAATATAAGCTGCTAGTGGCTCTGGAGGACTGGCAGGGCAGGCATGTGTTTGCAGAATATGACAGCTTCCACTTGGAACCAGAAAGCGACTGGTACCGCCTGCGTTTGGGACAATACCACGGCAACGCAGGGGACTCCCTCTCATGGCACAACAACAAGGCCTTCACTACTCTGGATCGGGACAAGGACAGCTACACGG GTAACTGTGCTCAGTACCAGAAAGGAGGCTGGTGGTACCACATGTGTGCCCACTCCAATCTGAACGGTGTGTGGTACCGAGGTGGACACTATCGAAGCATCTACCAGGATGGAGTCTACTGGGCTGAGTTCCATGGAGGGTCCTACTCTCTCAAAAAAGTTTCCATGATGATCAAACCCACATAA
- the ppan gene encoding suppressor of SWI4 1 homolog isoform X2, which yields MGKSKTKNQKKARAEANHVAEEAYRSVPHSFVFHRGLVGKNVGQLVMDMRAVMKPYTAESLKIRKKNVLKDFVSVAGPLGVTHFIIFGKTPNSVNMRVARLPKGPMLYFKVLKYSLIKDVISTLKKHRMHEQQFIHHPLLILSNFGMDGMHVKLMATMFQHMFPSINVQKVNLNSIKRCVLLHFNPETQEIQFRHYSLKVVPVGMSRGVKKLMQEKLPDMNRFEDISELLMKGANLSESEAEQDGEDNITELPQVYSGRGNMASQQSAVRLTEIGPRMTLQLIKIQEGMGEGNILYHSMISKTEEEIQEILKRKESQMKEKGERQKQQEQNIAKKKERKKSLEGIKRKQAEAEEDSEVEDPGNQDDKAADVESDDDVEYYRQAVGEEPDEDMFPGAKKRRRSEKSNKPVKKRRLSPATSSKETISKSPKRKSAGGQNRDKMGKDRHGKEWKKSKEGEKTFGKKKFPPGKVFGFKKGGERENKFGGKKFGDKKNKDKSFRSTGQKNKSGIKKKSAGRNQGFTQKKGKR from the exons ATGGGAAAATCAAAG acCAAAAATCAGAAGAAAGCCCGAGCAGAGGCCAACCATGTTGCAGAGGAGGCCTACAGATCTGTTCCCCACTCCTTCGTGTTTCACCGGGGTCTGGTTGGGAAGAACGTGGGTCAGCTCGTCATGGACATGCGGGCAGTCATGAAGCCGTACACCGCAGAGTCTCTGAAG ATTCGGAAAAAGAATGTCCTTAAAGATTTTGTGTCAGTAGCAGGACCACTGGGGGTGACCCACTTTATCATCTTCGGCAAAACTCCCAATAGTGTCAACATG AGAGTTGCTCGACTTCCTAAAGGGCCcatgctttatttcaaagtcCTTAAG tATTCTCTTATCAAAGATGTGATCTCGACTCTGAAGAAGCACAGGATGCACGAGCAGCAGTTCATACATCATCCACTTCTCATCCTCAGTAACTTTGGAATGGATGGCATGCATGTCAAACTGATGGCCACCATGTTCCAACACATGTTTCCTTCAATAAATGTGCAAAAG gttaaTCTCAACAGCATCAAGAGGTGTGTGCTGCTTCATTTCAACCCAGAGACCCAGGAAATACAGTTTCGACATTA CAGCCTGAAGGTTGTTCCTGTCGGGATGAGCCGAGGAGTAAAGAAGCTGATGCAGGAGAAGTTGCCTGATATGAACAGGTTCGAGGACATCAGTGAGCTGCTGATGAA GGGAgcaaatctttcagaaagtgaaGCTGAACAAGATGGAGAAGACAACATAACTGAACTTCCACAGGTCTACTCTGGAAGAGGCAACATGGCGTCCCAGCAGAGCGCTGTCCGTTTGACCGAA ATTGGTCCTCGTATGACTCTGCAGCTGATAAAGATTCAGGAGGGGATGGGTGAAGGGAACATTCTTTACCACTCCATGA TATCCAAGACGGAGGAAGAAATACAGGagatcttaaaaagaaaagagtcccagatgaaagaaaaagggGAACGCCAAAAACAACAGGAGCAGAATATTGCTAAGAAGAAAGAGAG gAAAAAGAGCCTGGAAGgcataaagagaaaacaagctgaagctgaagaggACAGTGAGGTGGAAGACCCGGGGAATCAGGACGATAAAGCTGCTGATGTTGAATCTGATGATGATGTGGAGTACTACAGGCAGGCTGTGGGGGAAGAGCCAGATGAAG ACATGTTCCCGGGTGCCAAGAAGAGACGACGCTCAGAAAAGTCGAATAAACCTGTAAAGAAGAGGAGGTTGTCTCCTGCCACATCCTCAAAAGAAACGATTTCCAAAtcgccaaaaagaaaaagcgcAGGAGGACAGAACAGAGACAAAATGGGAAAAGACCGACATGGAAAAGAGTGGAAGAAATCTAAGGAGGGGGAGAAAacttttggaaagaaaaaatttCCCCCGGGAAAAGTATTTGGCTTTAAGAAAGGCGGGGAGAGGGAGAATAAATTTGGTGGGAAAAAGTTTggtgacaagaaaaacaaagacaagtcaTTCCGATCTACAGGCCAGAAAAACAAGTCTGGTATCAAGAAGAAAAGTGCAGGAAGAAATCAAGGCTTCACACAGAAGAAAGGAAAGAGATGA
- the ppan gene encoding suppressor of SWI4 1 homolog isoform X1: protein MGKSKTKNQKKARAEANHVAEEAYRSVPHSFVFHRGLVGKNVGQLVMDMRAVMKPYTAESLKIRKKNVLKDFVSVAGPLGVTHFIIFGKTPNSVNMRVARLPKGPMLYFKVLKYSLIKDVISTLKKHRMHEQQFIHHPLLILSNFGMDGMHVKLMATMFQHMFPSINVQKVNLNSIKRCVLLHFNPETQEIQFRHYSLKVVPVGMSRGVKKLMQEKLPDMNRFEDISELLMKGANLSESEAEQDGEDNITELPQVYSGRGNMASQQSAVRLTEIGPRMTLQLIKIQEGMGEGNILYHSMISKTEEEIQEILKRKESQMKEKGERQKQQEQNIAKKKERREEHKKKSLEGIKRKQAEAEEDSEVEDPGNQDDKAADVESDDDVEYYRQAVGEEPDEDMFPGAKKRRRSEKSNKPVKKRRLSPATSSKETISKSPKRKSAGGQNRDKMGKDRHGKEWKKSKEGEKTFGKKKFPPGKVFGFKKGGERENKFGGKKFGDKKNKDKSFRSTGQKNKSGIKKKSAGRNQGFTQKKGKR from the exons ATGGGAAAATCAAAG acCAAAAATCAGAAGAAAGCCCGAGCAGAGGCCAACCATGTTGCAGAGGAGGCCTACAGATCTGTTCCCCACTCCTTCGTGTTTCACCGGGGTCTGGTTGGGAAGAACGTGGGTCAGCTCGTCATGGACATGCGGGCAGTCATGAAGCCGTACACCGCAGAGTCTCTGAAG ATTCGGAAAAAGAATGTCCTTAAAGATTTTGTGTCAGTAGCAGGACCACTGGGGGTGACCCACTTTATCATCTTCGGCAAAACTCCCAATAGTGTCAACATG AGAGTTGCTCGACTTCCTAAAGGGCCcatgctttatttcaaagtcCTTAAG tATTCTCTTATCAAAGATGTGATCTCGACTCTGAAGAAGCACAGGATGCACGAGCAGCAGTTCATACATCATCCACTTCTCATCCTCAGTAACTTTGGAATGGATGGCATGCATGTCAAACTGATGGCCACCATGTTCCAACACATGTTTCCTTCAATAAATGTGCAAAAG gttaaTCTCAACAGCATCAAGAGGTGTGTGCTGCTTCATTTCAACCCAGAGACCCAGGAAATACAGTTTCGACATTA CAGCCTGAAGGTTGTTCCTGTCGGGATGAGCCGAGGAGTAAAGAAGCTGATGCAGGAGAAGTTGCCTGATATGAACAGGTTCGAGGACATCAGTGAGCTGCTGATGAA GGGAgcaaatctttcagaaagtgaaGCTGAACAAGATGGAGAAGACAACATAACTGAACTTCCACAGGTCTACTCTGGAAGAGGCAACATGGCGTCCCAGCAGAGCGCTGTCCGTTTGACCGAA ATTGGTCCTCGTATGACTCTGCAGCTGATAAAGATTCAGGAGGGGATGGGTGAAGGGAACATTCTTTACCACTCCATGA TATCCAAGACGGAGGAAGAAATACAGGagatcttaaaaagaaaagagtcccagatgaaagaaaaagggGAACGCCAAAAACAACAGGAGCAGAATATTGCTAAGAAGAAAGAGAGGCGAGAAGAGCACAA gAAAAAGAGCCTGGAAGgcataaagagaaaacaagctgaagctgaagaggACAGTGAGGTGGAAGACCCGGGGAATCAGGACGATAAAGCTGCTGATGTTGAATCTGATGATGATGTGGAGTACTACAGGCAGGCTGTGGGGGAAGAGCCAGATGAAG ACATGTTCCCGGGTGCCAAGAAGAGACGACGCTCAGAAAAGTCGAATAAACCTGTAAAGAAGAGGAGGTTGTCTCCTGCCACATCCTCAAAAGAAACGATTTCCAAAtcgccaaaaagaaaaagcgcAGGAGGACAGAACAGAGACAAAATGGGAAAAGACCGACATGGAAAAGAGTGGAAGAAATCTAAGGAGGGGGAGAAAacttttggaaagaaaaaatttCCCCCGGGAAAAGTATTTGGCTTTAAGAAAGGCGGGGAGAGGGAGAATAAATTTGGTGGGAAAAAGTTTggtgacaagaaaaacaaagacaagtcaTTCCGATCTACAGGCCAGAAAAACAAGTCTGGTATCAAGAAGAAAAGTGCAGGAAGAAATCAAGGCTTCACACAGAAGAAAGGAAAGAGATGA